Part of the Zingiber officinale cultivar Zhangliang unplaced genomic scaffold, Zo_v1.1 ctg98, whole genome shotgun sequence genome, GGATTTCTTGAAGTTTTTCATAATGCAACTGTGGACTTTTCTGGATCTCGTTATCCAACATCAAACTTGTACTTTCCTCATGTCTTTGTAATTCAGTTGAAGTTACATGAAGAGTCATCTAGTCAGGATTTGTATATGAAGAAGATAGCTGATCAAATGTTTGTCAAATTCAACAAATATTGGTGTGAATTCAATGTTTTATTTGCAATTGCTGTGATATTTGATCCTCGGTACAAGTTTCAGTTTGTTGAATTTAGTTATGGAAAGCTTTATGGTTCTGGGTCTCGGGAATTAATGAAAGTTAGAGAAACACTTTTTGGTATTTTTGGTGAGTATATGAAAGATTCAAATACTAGTGCAGCATCATCTTCACATTCTCAAGGAAGCAAAGAGGTCAATGCTCTTACATTTCAGGATGATATTAgtaaaaaatcttcaaatgttttCAAGGTATGATATTCAGTTTTTAATGTTAATAGTAATTTTAGAATGATGAGCATTTTGAtcgttttgaattatttttatcaaatataatattttattgtcTTGATATGCTAGGAATTTGATGAATTTGAGGATTTTGAGTTTGCTGTCAGTGCTCAAAAAAGTCAATTGGAGATGTATTTAGATGAACCAAGAAGTAAAAGAACATCTTCAATTAATGTACTTGAGTTTTGGAGATCTCAACAATTTAGATATCCAGAGTTAGCTAAATTAGCTAGGGATGTTCTTGCTGTTCCAGTTTCAACAGTTGCATCTGAATCGACTTTTAGTCTTAGTGGTAGAATTCTTGACCAATATCGTAGTTCAATGTCTCCGCAAGTTGTTGGAGCCTTAATATGCAGTAGAGATTGGCTCTTTGGAGAAAACTGTAAATTTTCCagagttataatttttttaatctaaagttgtatttgtattgtaattttttcctttctttttccgTTTTTCGTGTAGATATATCTCTGGTCAAATTGGAAGATGTAACTCAAGACATTATGACTTTGGATCTCAACAAAGGTGAAGCGGAATCTAGTTTGATGGAAGGTGCAAATTCAAATATTGGGTGATTAGATAATTAGTGAGTTAATGTCTTTTCATTAATCTTTGCATCATAATTTTATTTCATAAAACTTTTTTTGGTCTAGAATTTGATGTTGTATTGTTGTTCTATTTGGATAATTAACTTTGCTACTTTGAATTGCCACAATGGATAGAGGAGTACAGTACATTTTGTTCAAAGGTTTAATGTTGAATTGTTGATCCTCTTCTactcaaaaatcaaaatatctaaaatattttttaagttttcctttcctttagaCTGATCATTCTTAGAGGTTCTTCCAGGTCCAACTTGAAACATATAACGATTCTTTCCTTCTCTCTGTTTGAAGGTTGAAGCTAAGTTCATAAGAAAAGAGGTGGTGACTGGTGAGCTTGTTCTGAGGTGGTGACTGGTAAGCTTGTTATCCAAGAATGAAGttcaaaatagattttatttTGGCCAATCCATCCACTCATGTTTCTAAAGAACTAAAGTTTTCTTAGTACTTTGCTTGTCTATGGAGTTGTGAATGTAAATTCTATctaatttgttgcaaatttgcttGTCTTTTTTAACTTCCACTAATTTACAGGAGCCCGTGTGAGTTGATTTTGACAATTTAGGTAACTCCCTCTTGGTTTTAGATGTTTTCATTATTATTGTCTAGTTGGTTATATCATCATCACCTTTTGTCTATGTTCATGTAATCATAGATGTATCTGCTTTAAGCAAAATGAAATTCGATTTGGATCTGTTGGAGATACATGTGTTTGTTTGTTTCTACCATGTCAATGGGTTTTCTAATGATCATGACTTTGTTTGTGCTGATAATATGATTGCATTAGGACTTTCTTCTAAGTCATCTGCTCTTTACATTAATAGGAACCATTAGACAGTTAATCGGATTAAATGGATAAACTGACGCAATTGGTGATTAAAGAGCTACTAAATAGATCGAGCTATTTTATTTATTGTCTATGAACGAAATACATTGCCTATGTTTGCTTGCCTTAAGTCCACGGATCAATATCAGAAGACTTGCTCATTAATTACTGGTTGACTCTGACGGATAAGAAATTAAGAATCCATGTGAGCCCCTAGCTTGTGATCATGAACTACAACTGTATGTTGCTCTTTTTAAAGCATAGATACCAATTTAGTAACAACGCAATTATATTATACTAGGAATTGAATTACAGAGGGAGAGAGATCATGAAAAGATCTACACCAGGCACCAGCATCGTCCTTCTTCACTTCTCTTCTAGTCTTTTTCTTTCTCACCACTCTTACAGGTGTTTGCTCGGTAGATCTCAAAATAAAAGCTGCTCTTCCTCTTGCGGTATCCTTGACGATATTGGCTACCCGTTTTGCCTACAGACTTCATCTGTGAATCAGGAAAAGATGCAGTCTTGCATAAGTTGTCATCTACAGACAAGTACTTGGTCACCGAAATATCATATAATCAATTGCAATTCAGGCTCGTTTATGACGGTTATGCCACAGGTTCTAATAAATGCGTGCTTCCCAGATaaatgtaattttaaatttaatatataaaatttctTTATCGAATTCGGGTCGAACGGGTCAAATGGGTCAAACGGGTCAGGTTCGGATCGGGTTCGGGTCAAACAcaaataaacagatcaggttcaggttgaataaTTTGACCCGAATTTataatcaggtcgggttcaggttgttgTTTGCCAACCCGCGAACCTGCCAACCCGAACCCGTCAATCTgaacccgaaccgaattgccACCCCTAGTTCAAGTTGTATCGATGATACAAAACCTTGATTCGACGCTTTCCATTAGGAAACCCCTCTATCTTATGACTTTGGAGGGGGTTGGATTTGGCTTCCTCTGTTGCGATGGGACCTTATCGGGCATCAAGCCCTGTGGTCATGATTTCAAGTGTGAAACCTACGAAGTTGATAGATTTGAGGTCACTGAGATCTCCCCTAAGCATGCTTGTTTGGCCGCCGCTTAAAGGTTAAAGATCGGTGATACGACGGATGTTGCTGACCTCCACATGGAATCAGAAAGTCAATCTCCCAATTGATGTGGAGGTCAAAGTATAGTATGGACCAATTGGAATGAGTCACTGATTAGGCCATCAGGGAAACTAATCTTTTGgttgacgtggaggtcaaagtatAGAATGGACCAATTGGAGTGAGTCACCAATCGGATCATCATGGGTAACTAAGCTGATCGAACTGCCTCGGTTCTAAGGATCACCCCCAACACAAGTATTCCTCTTTGCCAATTCAGAGAGGCTGGTCGGTTGGGTTTCCTCAACCCCAGGGGGTCAGGTCTCCATAACACAAATGTTTCTCTCTACCAGGTTGACGAAGCCATCTGTTTAGGTTTCCCTGACCCCAAGGGCTCGACTCCCCACAACGCAAATGTTCCTCTCCACCAGCTTAGAAAGGCTAGCCAGTTGGGTTTCCCGAACCCTAGGGGTTCAACTCCCCACAAAACAAACATTCCTCTTTGCCAGCTCAGAAAGGTTAGCTAGTTGGGTTTCCCCGACTCCAAGGGCATAGTTCCCCTAGCATAAGCATTCTTCTCTAGCAGCTTAGAGAGGCCAACCGATCAAGTTTTATCGAGTCCTCAAGGCTTTGTTCCCAATCAGATGCACAACACATAGGGTGTTGCTCTCCTCCTTTTCACCTTATTTTATTGGGCCCTTATTAAAACCACTACTAAAGGTGATGAGCTAGGGGCCttgtgttggttgatactcgaaatatcgtactggttcccctgtataaaaattttgtacaagtcctgaaccattcctaacaacctattgtgttctttagaaattaaattagaaatcgcaagtggaacttaacattattgattccaaatttaacttatctgttcttagaggtttagacttggatcgcaaacgatgcttaacattattaatccaagtccatccatgttacaaagttgattaaatatttatttctaaaattgacttccaggttaaacatggcgaggcactaggccttcttggttatgggatcatccaccacttccttgacaaagccttttaaagaaattcaatattcaatctccttatagtaaccctaggtttaaccaataagaacaatcgaatcacaagatcgaaaaagaaaagaaaagaacacaaactcaaatcacaaatttgaaacctagaatcatatgcctattgtgtttggtatttcaaaatctatacaaagaaaactagtatgatgccgaatagaattactagttatacctttttttgtaagcaacaacctcttgatcttctatcgtattcctcttcttatcttggacgtcatgtgagcgacgatctaccgagatgagaatccacccaagctaccttcttctccaagcaagattcgaccACCTCAATAACTCTAAGAAAGGAtaaggtttggccaccaccaccaagctctaagggatgctagaaacaaaacctcctttctctctttctccaagcaaaatccggccaccacaagagctccaagagatgatgtggttcagccacaagaagaagaaaggagaagaggaatagggccggctacaccaaggaagaaaagagagaggaataatagatgataggttattaggtgaggcacctctaccctctcttttatattccttgttcttggcaaataagaaaagttttaataaaacttccttattctctttgccaatgaaaggaaaatttaattaaaatttcctttaatcctTTATCATAGCCGACCACATCaattgctccaaataaggcaagttttaaacacaaaattaaaacttccttatttgtttccgaaaattttataaataaaatttctctattaattttcccttcatggttggttataataggaaattttataaattaaaatctctcttattaaaacatgtggatgatttccaaaaaggaaagttttctttaaaattaaaatcttcctctcaatctacaaataaggaaagatatcatatctttttttaatcttttgtagaaactataataggaaagatttaattttaaaactctcttttaaatcatgaagatggttacaaaaaagaaaagttttatcaaaaattaaaatcttccttttaactacaaataaggaaagatatcaaacatttcacttaatcttttgtagaaagctataaaagaaaagatttgaatttttaactctcttttaaaaccatggtatccacataagaaaagattttaaaaataaaatccttttattttatatggccggccacaccaagcttggtctccaagctatggccgaccactgtacttggctcaagcctttggcttggccgacccaagcttgggtttcAAGCTTGCTTGGCtagccacctaagggtgggtaggaagtgggtatttgatggatataattctctatatataagaggctacgataaggaccgagaggaggaattggttttgatctcccgatgaaattaagcttcccgtgttcgccccgaacacccaacttaatttcatcaataataattcataccactaaagaattattattgaactactgcaccaatcctaaattacattttgggctccttcttatcatgagtgtgttagtctccctgtgtttaaaatatagaatgctcactaattaaatgagttactgacaactcacttaattaatatctagctccaagaatagtaccactcaaccttattgtcatgtcggactaagtccacctgcatggtttacaggacaatctttatgagctcctcttggggacatcatcaacctagattactaggatacagtttccttctataatcaataacacacactataaataatatcatttcccaacttatcgggcctcttgatttatcgaactaaatctcacccattgataattcaaagaaataaatactagatatatgtgcttgttattatatcaggattaagagcacacacttccataataacaaaagtcttgtttttttattcagtcagtataaaaagaacttaccttaaatggtccagctcaatacactccgagtgtactagtgtaattttatagttaagataaactaataccaaattacactatgactattcaaatggtttgttcctttccatcttagtcatgagctactgtttataatttataaggaattgataacatgatcttctgtgtgtgacaccacacatcatgttatctacaatataaattaattaaacaactacacttagcatataaatgttgacatttgaccaatgtgattctttatttcaaaaataaatatttataaaaacctAGGCttctagtatacactctaacaccttgaAAGCCCAATAAGTAGACAAAACCCATCCCATAGGCTCTAATGATGCATGGACCAAGTCACCATAAATGCAGCATGTATAATTGTCAGAGCACACGCGATAGTTATTATTCTACAGCTACAGGGTATGAGTGATGTGATTGTACAATACTTTCAAAATATAACAATGGGATATTTCTTGTTGTAACAGGATGAGCATTTAATGCAGGAATAATATGCTATAAAAAGAGTCTCGCCCCGCAGGCGCATGTATGCTCTCTTTTCATGAAAACTCTACATTTTGTTGCTATTCATTTGCCATTTTCTCATCCcctcactgacttgagcattagaGTATCTATGTCAGCGACTCCTTGTCCTGCTTATTGACACACTTTGCCCTTCCTTTGTGTGCTCGTAGGCGCTTCCTATTCGAGGTCTTCTAGCTCACTGACATTTTAGCCTTTATCGATTTCAGACGGGATCAAATTTAGTGTCGTCTGTGGAAACACACACTTGATCTAAAACGTGAAGATGGGCAAACCCAGAAGATTCACAACAATCAACGGACTCCGCAGGTACTTTCGAAGGAGCAAGCATCAATGCTTTTGCTGTAGCAATCACCATTACAAACAAATCCTCTGTATGCACACAAACATTGTAGGAGGAATATATGGAGAATAAAAAACTAGGTAGTAGGAGTTGGTGTTATACTTGCAACAAAACCAGCAGGACAAAATATAGATGACCAATAAGGTATACCGGAAGATTTGACTTCCTTTGCAATGATTACAAAATATGTATTTATGCAATCACCATCTCTGCTAGGGGTGGGATCAGGTCGAGACCCGTCCCGTAATCCCCTTACCCAATACCCGTCCCGATAAGAATTGAGATTTTTTTCTCTCCCGATCACGTACCCGAAAAGTATCGGGACCCTAATGTTCAGGATCCCGAATATTCGGGATCGGGTAGGGACCCGTAAGAATATctcgaaaaatattttttttaaaaaaaatctatggagactcaaacaattttttagtacaatacaaataaattaaatcgATCTCGTGGTACATAaccattaaaaactaaaatatcttCCTAGGAcatcataaatatattaaaactaataaaaaaaactaaaactactACTTAGTTTATACTTTAAACCTAATACaagaaaatccaaaaataaaagtTATCATGTCAGGTAATGTATCAATAATGAATTGATGATATGGTGACCTTAGTCCTTAGAAATGCTTGGATTCAACCTATAGAAAAAGATCataaaaattattctttatatcattttatcAGTTTTCATAtgctaaaataaattaattaactatatTCTTCACACATTGCtaataaattatttagaaataaaattatgaagTATGAGAAAATGGAGAGACAAAAAAACATAATGGTTAGatgcttaaaatataaaaaaatataaaaaataatatttttaatataaaaataatattataatataatcggGTCGGGACAGGATTCCCATCGGGAGAAAAAAATTTCCCGATCCCTTTCCCGATAGTGATCGGGGGACGGGAAAAATAGCGAACCTTCGGGTCGGGAAAATGTCGGGTCGGGATATTTTCGGGTCGAAAATGGGATGGGATTCGGGAAGAGTCGGGATTTTCGGGATTTTTTCCAACCCTAATTTCTGCCGACAGTCTAATAAAAAATACACAGGAAAGATGACATATTCAATGAAATCGTTCCGTTTGACCATATTAGCTTTGTCGTAGCCCTacataaaccaaaaataaaacatgCCCATAAATTTGGTTTTACATCAATAGTGCATATTGCTGCTACGATTGGAGCAGTTACAAAAATTATATGTGTTATAGCAACTTCTAAATCAACCATGTTTAATTTTATTCAACAATATGAAATGTTTGTTTGACTATACAATAAGAAGATAATTCCAATGTAATTTATCCTTGTGTTCACAATAGAAGTATTAACATAATTCATCATATATTTGCATTACAGTAAGTGTATAACTCAACAAACATTTGACTCACTTTAGCTAACTCAGTTTCAACAATGCCTTTGCCACCACATCATCTTTagttttcttaaaatatgacttcGCTTGCTGAACAAATACATAGAGACAAGTTTTCTGTGTGAGTAATTATATGTGAATTAGGactaaaagataaaatatttaaccAACCAAAACCGTACCTTAatgattttggatttttgtttgaCAAGTATACAAGAgtttagttgatgaagatgtgatAATTATATCAGTAGATGAGACAGGGGCTTCTTATACTTTAATAGGAGGCTCAACATTTTCCTCTCCTTTGCCCTTGGCCACCTCTATCTCATGCTCATCTTGAAAAGTGACTCTTTTACTCTTTTTGGCCAAGGGCACTCCCTTAATCTCTTTGGCAGTTGGGGGTgttctttgttggtgcaaccttaggtcaaggttgacctggttgacctgactcgagttgacctgactcgagttgacctgactcgagttgtattttgatgtttgacttaggaagattgtcggtgcaaccttaggtcaaggttgacctagttgagttgcatgttgatgtttgacactcgtggaagaattgtattcttgatatgggacaagaatagatgtttgggagattattggggcaaccgtaggtcaaggttgacctggttgacctgattcgggaaaaagtccaagtatggagacttggcaacggaaaagtccaagcagggagcttggcactagaaaagtccaagtatggagacttggcactggaaaagtccaagcagggagcttggcacgcgaaaagtccaagtatggagacttggcacgggaaaagtccaagtatggagacttggcactggaaaagtccaagtatggagacttggcacggaaagtcctaactgggatgttaggcagttggaaagtcctggtgagtgaagccaggcagtgggaaagtcctaactgggatgttaggcagtgtggaaagtcctggtgagtgaagccaggcagtgggaaagtcctaactgggatgttaggcagttggaaagtcctggtgagtgaagccaggcagtgagaaagtcctaactgggatgttaggcaatgtgaaaaccctagtgagtgaagctaggtgaaagtcctggtgagtgaagccgggcaagggaaaatccagatggatcaagggtgatcggacatctggtgatgggaagtccaagtaggtcataggagtgaccggatacttggcacgaagaggaaagtccaagtgggtcaaagggattgaccggacacttggtggagagtcttagcaggtcaagggagtgaccggatgctaagcatgatgtaccaataggtcaaggttgaccggatattggtttggaaggtttgggacttggtttggggaaaaaccaagctctggatcggtctgcagaccgatccagcgatacgtttgtgtatctgatcgatctggtgaccgatcagataacaaacagaaggcaaaggCAGTTCTATGAGCttattgatcggtctggggaccgatcagcatgaagcctgatcggtctccacgaccgatcagagacgcagccgagagaggtgggatcggtctgtggaccgatccagatcagaccgatcaggaaacgaacagaaagttgggcacttctgtggagcaatctgatcggtctagggac contains:
- the LOC122037861 gene encoding zinc finger BED domain-containing protein RICESLEEPER 2-like produces the protein MALRIQFKKYHKARNLLAIKIRRKKFNSQQKREDFHLEFGHTLVCFLEIQTGNSNANATSVGLSMQLIAKVVQLRLKNALIFDGTLFHVRCCAYILNLIVQDGLKEIDIAVDKIRESVKYVKGSQGRKEKFKNCVFQTSLDSKRALMQDVPTRWNSTYRMLSSALYYRLAFCHLQLSDSNFQSCPTAEEWERVKKICGFLEVFHNATVDFSGSRYPTSNLYFPHVFVIQLKLHEESSSQDLYMKKIADQMFVKFNKYWCEFNVLFAIAVIFDPRYKFQFVEFSYGKLYGSGSRELMKVRETLFGIFGEYMKDSNTSAASSSHSQGSKEVNALTFQDDISKKSSNVFKEFDEFEDFEFAVSAQKSQLEMYLDEPRSKRTSSINVLEFWRSQQFRYPELAKLARDVLAVPVSTVASESTFSLSGRILDQYRSSMSPQVVGALICSRDWLFGENYISLVKLEDVTQDIMTLDLNKGEAESSLMEGANSNIG